The genome window GCAAGGAAGGTTTTATGGCCTTGAAGCTCgatatgagtaaggcttatGACAGAGTGGAGTGGAGTTTCCTTGAAAAAATCATGTTGAAGATGGGATTCCAAGATTCCTGGGTGGCTTTGATCATGCAATGTGTATCCACTGTGACCTATTCCATACTCTTAAATGGTGAACCAAAAGGATTCATTCGACCTTCTAGGGGTTTGAGGTAGGGTGATCCCCTGTCCCcttttctcttcttgttttgtgCGGAAGGGCTAAATGCTCTTCTCAACAAAGCAGTTGATAATGGGGAAATTAGGGGATTATCTCTATGCCGACAAGGCCCGAGGATTACTCACctcttttttgcagatgattgcCTCCTATTTTGCATGGCTAACATAATCGAATgtcaaaaaattcaacaattacTTGATTGGtatgaggttgcttctggccaATTGGTGAACAAGACTAAAACTACTCTCTTCTTTAGCCGTAACACACCAAAGGAGGTCCAACGAGACATTCAGGTCTTGCTAGGGGTGCCGGCTATTAAACattatgaaaaatatcttgGTTTGCCATCTTTTGTGGGGAGACAGAAAAAAGCATGTTTCAATCAGATTAAAGAGCGGATTTGGGATAAAATGCAAGGATGGAAGGAGAAGCTACTTTCTCAAACTGGGAAGGAAGTCATGATCAAGGCGGTGATCCAATCTATTCCCACATACTCAATGAGTGTGTTTCGACTACCCTTGGGTTTAATTAAAGATATAGAGGCGATGATCAGTAAGTTTTGGTGGGGCAACCAAGATAATAAAAGGAGAATGCAGTGGGTGAAGTGGGGTACTTTTTGTTCTCCTAAGTCTTTAGGAGGTATGGGGTTTCGGGATCTCAGACAGTTTAATGATGCACTCCTTGGTAAACAAGTATGGAGACTCTTTCATGAGAAAGGTATGCTGTTGTACAATGTGTTTAAACCAAAATACTTCCCATCAAGCAGCATTCTGGAAGCAAACTTCAATCAACGAAGCTCTTTTGCATGGAAAAGTATTTTACATGCAAGAGAGGTTATTTGCAAGGGCGCACAGTGGAGAGTCAAAGACGGGTCATCCATAAACATTTGGAATCATAGGTGGCTGAATTTTCCAGGGGGGAGGGAAGATTGTATCTCCCAATATTAATCCATCTCTGTCCTCAGTGAAGAATCTATTCATCCCTGGAACTAAAGTTTGGAACAAGGAGCTTATTGAGCAGACTTTCTTACCATGGGAAGCTGAGAGTATTCAAAGCATTCCGGTTAGTCATTTTCCAATGGAGGATTTGCTTATTTGGCTACTCACCAATGATGGGAACTACTCGGTTAAGAGCGCTTACCAGCTGTTATCCTCAGAAATCAGATCTGCTCTGCCTAGCTCATCTGAAACAGAGATTTGTAAGCACTTTTGGAATGGAATATGGAAGTTACAGGTACCTAACAAAGTGAAGCATTTCGTGTGGAGAGCTTCAAGGGAGTCTTTGCCTACCAAGCTGAACTTGTTTTCATGGCATGTCTTACCTGATAAGTTTTGCAACCTCTGTAAAGATCATCCTGAAGATTCCATTCACTGCTTATGGCTGTGTGATGGAGCCAAAAGTATTTGGCTATCGGACCCAACATTTAGCTCCCTACGCTAAAAAATTTTCAGAAGTTTTGGTGATCTTTTCGCCGCTGTGTTGGAAGATACAAGCCCAAATTTTGCTGCTCTGTTTTCAATGGTTGCATGGTGCATTTGGGTTAGACGGaataaattgagagagaagCAGCCAGTGTGGGCTGTAGGGGAAATGATGCGATGAGCTCAAGAGCTGCTGCAAGAATTTCGGGAAGTTTAGGACAGCCCATCTCGGACCTCCATTCAGCGCTTGAGGCCAAACTGGTCGCCGCCGGACTTAGGAGTTTATAAGCTTAATTTCGACGGCGCCATCTTTGAAGGTTCAGCGAGAGCGGGGTTGGGGGTGGTAGTGAGGGATGCTGAAGGTATGATCATAGCTGCAATGTGCCAGAACATCCAACTTCCTAGCTCAGTAGACTTGGTCAAAGCCTTAGCCACTCGGAGAGCTATCCTATTTGCCCAGGAGCTTTGTCTTGCTCACGTGATGGTGGAGGGTGATTCACTGAAGGTCATTACAGCTATTAATAACCCACAAAATAATAGGACACAGTGGGGTCATGTTGTTGAAGATATTAAAAAAGCCAGCTCTTGGTTCCAAACTTGTAGCTTCGATCATGTCTACAGGGAAGGCAATAGTTGAGCCCATTCTCTAGCTAAAAGAGCAGTTTTATCTGCTGATTTAGATGTGTGGTTAGAAGAACTACCATAGGATTTAATTGATGTATATCAGTATGATTTACCTTAATAAAATTGACTTAcctgttcctcaaaaaaaaaaaaaaaaactccttatGTGTCCATTTTGACCATGGTATTAACGTGTTGAAAACCCTTAAGCCTCATATAGGTAAGGAAAGAAATAATATATGAGTTTATATAATCATAGACCTGGACATTGGGTAAAGCTTAGGCATGCATGCATTGGGCTCTCTTGTCCaaatagtaatattttattatttcattttttgagtTAGTAAGTCTAtgcacaataatttttcagaatAGTATGTTTGTTCACTAACTTGCATATTCATTGTCCCTCATtcataaaaattacttttaattaagaaagtttctaatagaaaatatttttgttacatTTGTATAGAGAAAGAGACAGTTTAGTTTGCTAAGCATGGAGATTGCAGTATTTCTTCTCTATGTTGTTAATCATTTTATCTTGGAAGACAAATGTCCGTGAGTCTCCAAAAATCGCTAATTGTATGAGAGGAAAAATTTGCTTTAAGAAAATTGTGTCAAATATAAGACTTGATCAGTTTTGCATTATTCACTTTTCACGTATCTAGTTTGtaagttatttaattattgttttgtcTATTAAAGCTATTTGAGTTATTATTTATGATTATATGtgtgttgtttttgtttgcatAATCACAAAATGTAAATTAAGTTTCTACCATATACCCAACAATATTAAGTTGTGCACCATAAGcaatatatagattttttttttttaagaaaaaaaatgggaatAGAAGGTACGATCAGTATGGTTTTCCTACCTAACCATGACCACAATAATATCCTAcccaatatataaatattactcCATGATTACATTAACATCCTAcccaatatataaatattactcCATGATTACATTACCTTTTAACAATCATAGGTATAGAGAAGGGCACACGTTAGTGCTTTTTCgttatatgttattttattttctgttttacaACGATGCGCACACGTAAGTGCTTTCGCCTATATAATGGTCACTTTGCATACGTGGAACAATACAACTTGTCGCGTTGAAATATATAGGGCCATGATTTTCTTGCTTGAATCCTTCCTCCTTCTCATAAAATGATAAGAGCTTCTCACTCAAAACCACCTCACGCTCACGCTCCAAAGCATAACTCCTTTCTGTCTGTAGAATATATCCACAATAAACCATGTACaatttgtattaaaataatttatactgtagggccccccaaaaaaagagagattataCTGTAATAGATAGATGTACAAGATCTAAACGTAATAAGgcctttttaaaaataaaaaataaaaacaaaagaatgtaATAAGTTAAACATACTTCTTcagttattaatatttatttggaTTTGGATACTTCCAAATTCCAATCAAGAATAATTTAATGATAGTGTTGCTTTCATAAGAGTTGTGCTAACATATAATGTGAGagcatttattaataaaacattttagtaaactattttatggaaaaataaaaaaagtgactaattttttttaataattttttcaatctctTATAAAAAGTTTACTTTTAGATAATTAATGAATATCTTAAAGACATACATTAACTGAACCATTTTTATAATAGTATAAAGTTAAACTTAGTCGTTGACtttgtatttgaaaataaaatataacaattttaaaaaaactaattaaataatatataacatatagaTGTGGTACTAAAGGTCTGTTTGTATTGGGCGTCCGTGTTTGCGCGTCCGCGTTTCAgtcaacttttatttatttatagatgtGGTACTAAAGGTCTGTTTGTATTGGGCGTCCGTGTTTGCGCGTCCGCGTTTCAgtcaacttttatttatttattttttttaaaaccagcgtgttatgcactgttcattggCCATGAACAGTGTATTTAGGCCAATGAACAATACCAAACAGtaataaacagtaaaaaaaaaaaatttattgttttcaattttcaattttcaattttcagcaaaataagttgtatccaaataCACACTAAGAGTATATCTTCAAGAGTTTCTACCACAAGGAGTATATCCTCGAGAGTTTAATCCCTAATGCTACCATAATGTTCTTAAAATCTTCACTCTCCAATGATAAATGAGTGACTTAGATGCTACTATATCATCAATAACTTAATATATGTGTATAGCGAAATGttttaacttatttgcattactTGGTTGCTTATATGAGGAGATTCAGGATTTgaatctctttctctcactttttgTAACAActgaattattaaatatatatatatatatatatatatatttatcaaaacatttatgataattttttaaagtattgatgatttggtaaaatttaaaccatttatttatcaatatataaatttaaatcaatTCTACTATAAAATTGTCCTAAAAATTCCAAAAGTTGTGAATGTATAGTTTTGTACAAACCTTTTATGTACATATTATCCATTTACTTTTAATTTAGACGGCAAAAAGCAGTTAACAAAAAACATAACACATACCTGGAGGTGTAAATTATGAAAAATCCTTCCTCCAAAGCACTCAAACGAAGAAGCATTTAACACTAGAAACCCATCCTTCTCCAAATTAAGCAAGATATCTGCTAATGGACTTTTATGAACCTTATATATGGATATTTGAATCATAACCTCGTTATCATTAAGCCAGTTTGCCGAAACAGCAGATAAAGAGCTCCGACCTACAATTGTTCTCTGATTTTCTTGATGAATTTGTTCACCTTGCGTAGAAATCCTTGATATGAGCTCTTCCTTCTTTTGAATTAGTACCTCAACTTGCTGTTCTAGTTCTGGTATGTATTTAAGCATGCACGAAACTGTATCTGGAACGCTTAATTTTTcctataaccaaaaaaaaaaaaatcaccaatgtTCTGAAAACCACAAATGAAGTGGATTGTTATGGTAAGGATAGTGATGAAAAATGCATCACATGCTACTATGTTTTTGAGGGATTAATAGCATGTTCTTCTAccttatatttaaattttttatgccaGCCAAACATCAACTTTAGTTTGTAGTTACTTGTGAAAACGTGAAAGACTAATACTTTTTACTACTGCTTAGAAAAGTTTATGTATAATAAAGATTCAAGTGATAATATAATGATAATAacaccttttatggtgttttaTGTTTGTAATTCAAATCCTATATCTCCTCCCATACTATCTATCTATCTCAAAACCATATGCATAGAATATCTCAAGTGAATTACTCTTTAGACTTGTGTTTATCTGAAAACAGTTTATCtagttttttgctaaaaattgttTACTAAAAGTGtgctaaaatatacttgtacttaaaaaaaaaaagttaaaaaatatataaaaaaaatataaaataaaatagaattaaaaaaaaaaaaaaaaaaaccttatataaaagttaaaactaaaaactaattcCAAACTCACTCTTAATATTATGATTTTCAATTAGCCCAActcataaaacatttttttttttatcgaaaTAAAGTATACTCAGGTTCAAATATATTGTCCACAACATCAAATAATTTCCGGGTACAATGATAGTAGGGTGAGAAACAATTCTAGTGGCTGCTAAGTGCTATTCTTTCTTCAACTAGTTTCCTAAGAACTCTCATGAAGATCAATAGAAActcaaaaatgaaagaaagaaagaattagTACCGCTTGATCAGCCTTGGGAAGTAGTGAACGAAGAGTAGAGTATAAAGTATTGATCTTCTTGCGACGATCACGCTCGCTAGCGTTGTGGTAAAGCCTTTTAGCCATCGTGGATGGCGTGGAACGATTGAGCTCAACTTCTGTCTGAAATGGATTGTGGCCTTCTTCAGCAAATGAAGCTGCTGAAGTTTCAGTCTCTCTATGGAAGTAATTGTTAAGCGTATTGCTCATGGGTTTCTTTTCTAAGGGGTGAAAAGGATCGAAGTTGAGGTTAGTCTAACGCAGTTTCTGCCAAGAATTTGGGATGATCATGAAATGTGTACATACAGTTACAAACTGCTACTATAAATACAGTTTCTGCTAAGGGAATAGTACATCAGACTAGCTGATTGAGCCtgtaaggaaaatgaaaattttcagtaATTCCCTCCTTCGGTCAAACTTACGAGGGCGCACATGTGGAGGTTCGGTCCTACAGAGTGACACATAGGTGGGCATTGAATgtccattaaaatttaaatgtttcTAAAGCAAAGACTTTGACTaccagaaaatataaataatgactttattttttacatttaaataatTCATAGTTGAAATAGGAGAATTTAATTTTGAGATTAAATTGGATAAACTATGTATTTGATGCATATTCTTTACAtcgtattttaatttggtttctgaccttttaattgtgtcaatttgattCCTAACATTTCAatgtcatgtcaatttaatcCATGTCGTTatcttttttatgaaaattgctaacctaataaacaaacaaaataaaaaaaatagtttattatcaCATTAAtgaaagctaattttttattttgaccgttAGCCACGTCagcaattttcatccaagaGATAACAGTAagaattaaattgacatggtacTAAAAAGTTAAGGAcgaaattgaaatatgatgtaaCAAATAGGGACCAAATACATAGTTTAACCGACTAAATTCAATTGGAATCTGGTCTAAATAGCTTTACAGTTTACACCCTCCAATTAAAtgataccatttttttttttcaaataaaatggtaGACACTAACACATATTATCACACGCATACGCTCcttaaataggaaaaaaatttctttcaaacttatcttatatctttttattagatgtgaattttaaacTTAACtgttggattatattttcttattatatcctacatgcttgcaaaatttcaagaaaatcaaagattaatagctatgtcatttttgttataaaaataataattatgtcaCCAAtgacatgtttaaatttcaaatttttgtggtAAAATTTACGcatagaaaatagagaaatgttatgtctacaatattttcataaaaaaattttatgtagtaagttgttattgattctaatttgaatcaataacTTAATTCACTTTTTTGTCCACCCATAATAACCAATAACAACGAGGCTTTTGGTGACAAAAACTTTGacacattactttttttatatatactacaTAACTATTTAATAATAACTgagaattaatttttaatatcaattactttactatataatttaaatGAGGTGATATATGGTTATGTCAAATGCACGCTCTCTCTTTCTATAGttacaaatatattaaaaattattaaagtgatttaatttaaataaaattcaattgtcacgtgggttctagttagcgcAACTGATAAAGATGGCTGAATAAGAAATCTAGGGGTTCAATCCctcctacaccaaaaaccgattagtatcttggtctaataataaaggGCTATTATCAAGAGTGAACGCCATAAGTTGACActagctcaaaaaaaaaaaaaaaaaaatcaactatcacagtttcaaaaaaattaagaatgctTAAggtaatgtaataattattcttaTAGTGTTTAGCTATTCAGTagtttagttatatttttattataagaaataatcattccttatgaatagttagtctttaaaatgaggaataaatattcctctctaaaagggttgtaatagATATTTCTTAGTAggtgtattaatttctaaaatttatatatttctgaataaacaaactttccacatatacataacaattatgaaaataaaaagtcataaaaaataactaatctttctttcaaatttaaaaaatattatttattaggaAATATAACTATATGAGTAAGATActtcctaaaatatattttaagttttattctaatgttataatttAGACAATTTGATTTAAACATTCCATTATTTTCAAGGTTCTATTCTTGTATTGtcaccaaaaaaattttttttttttttttagaatactaaatatttttaacatacacACACGGGAAGAAGGGAGAAGGGTTTTAAATAAACTTACAATGGTGTATATTCAAAAAGGCCTAACATTTGGAtaccaaacaaatgaatagtaaaaaGTATTACATTACAGTATCTTATATTCCTTGTAATAACTATTCTTATTCCTATATAACATATTtggttttccatttttttaatttatttttataaacaagGTGACTCTACAATTGTACACTATTATTGATTTAGTATTTTCTATACTATAATGAATTCTTAATAAGAAGGATCAAATCATCGATTTAGTGAACATATAAtagatttacttttttttttttttcaatgcacaaaattcatttagaattgatgatattgttttgtttgtaaACAAGTTTTATGCAAGAATTCACAAATCATTAAAaacttttattgaaattgaaattttaccaCTATAAGCATATATATAGTCTAACATGTGgaccttaaaaaatattaaatactttTAAATTGTACCAATTGATAGTAAGGATCAGAAAAATCAATagtttactaattttttattgaggGGTTGTACTTATATCTAATCTTCTACTTCCTACTACAACTATGAAATGAGTAATTTCAATATGAATATTATCAAAACTAAGTTTTGCAACAAAATGCAATATGATATTCAAAAGattctttcatttttgtaaACCAAAAGGGAAACTGATGTAAAATTTAGTACATAGATGACTTTCAAGATTCAAAAGAACATCGAGTTCCATTTTAGTAAAACATAGATGACTGAGTTGGAAtgtatgaagaaaaaattattttgtcttttatttagtttgtattttgttaaaattgaatagATAAATAGAATCCTAGTTTTGTccctaatttatatataattttcattgatCCATGCATTACAAGAGCATAATACTACTTTCAacgctgagagagagagagagagagagagagagagagagagagagagagagagagagagagagagagagagagagagagagagagagagagagagagagagagagcaggataacgtaatttttttttttttaatctaaggTCTTGGAAATCCTTAGAGGATGTGGTGTTTTTGTATGTGTATGGAATCACTACTTATTTTAAGGGAAAAGAACCATTCATGAAGATATCtcttaattgaataattgaatGAAATATATGAGTGGATCAAAGggaatttaaaaattacatagTTTTGATCATAGATAAAATCTATGAAATGGacaattacaaaattttggacctagttacaatctatgaAGTGAAAAATTACAAGACTTtgttcctagttacattctactgaaagaaagagagaatatgttgctttgttttctatttacattctaagaaaagaaaacaaattgatAAGAAAATAGTCTACGAACTAGAGACTTAAATTAGGAGGCCAGGTTAAGGAGATGACAAGGTATTAGGTGTAGGGATGGCAATGAGGCAGGGCGGGGCCGGAGGATGGGATATTCGTCCCTGCCCCACATGGTTGTTGCCCTTCCCCATCCTCGCCCCACCCAGGGTGCAGGGCATACTACCTTGCCCCATCCTCGCCCCTTGGGGCCCTGCGGGGACCCGCCTctaatacaattttatatatataaataaattttttgctacaataatataaatcacaacaaaacaaaatgttttaaaatccAAGCATTTAAataaaccaagtacttaaataGTCTAATACGTAAcaacataattcaaaatttcttataacaaaataaacattgtGTTTGTATGAACAAAATCATCAAGGATAATTGACTAGttctttaacaaaataaacattgtctcataacaaaataaaaattgactaGTTCTTTAAGAATGATTGTCTCATACCTACTGCCTACTGGAAGCACTAAGTGAGTAAGTgaccaacctttttttttcctttcaactgTGCTCCTTTAATAGCTACAaacaaaaatactaattttagataaaaaaaagaaccaaaattcaaactaaaaaaaaaaaaagatttaagaaagactaaaacaaaaggaatgAGATGaacctaaaaagtaaaaagcaaTGTCTTGGACTTGGAGACTTAGAGTGGAGTTTGGCTTAAATTGAAAAACGTGTATAGGCTATAGAGAAGGGAGAAGGGTCAGTGGCAATAGTAGTAggtttagaataaaaattttttatctaaTGTCTTGTGTTTCACTTTAAATATTAGTGATTTAGGGTTTactaaatttacaattatagtCCTTATTAGTGCGGGGCGGGGTGGGGATAAAAAACTAAatccatccccgccccaccccggGGTGCGGGGACAAAAtattgccccatccccgccccaccacctttgcgggaCGGGGAAAACCCATGCGGGGCggggtggggcggggcgggTCAAAGTGGGGTGGGGCAAAATTGTCATTCCCAATTAGGTGCCCATTCCACCTGATCCATAGATCAATCTTCGTggacattttttatttttattttatttggatacgttttttacattttttgagCAGATTTTAACCTTAGTCTGATTTTAAGACCTAAAATCTAGCCATTTGAGGGTCCAATCATGCTTGGGCATATTTAGAAAGTGTCTACTTTCAATTAAATACTAGTAATTTCTAggatatttaattaaaatataaaatcataattatttgtCCGTTTGATTTAAACAATCATATGCTTGATAGTACACCCTTTATGACACATCataaattatattcaatcttttaAAGGATCCATAGTTAATCACAGTCATGTGTgtctaatctttttttcttttttttctttttttctttttttgggttttttgagaAGGATATGTGTCTAATCTTAATCGTAGGAATGTGTACTAACTGTTATAACCTTGATTCGGCTAAAATTTTTACTTTAGGGACCTGTTGCATGTTAGTATGACTTCTAGATTTGTTTCGAATGCAAAATTTGGAAAtacaataactaaaattattatattttctttatgtcATAAAGGATGGTTTTGCCCTTAAAACGACgttaaatgaaatttttaaatgagCTGTCTATATTTACACTTGCAATACTGTCACTACGTATATAACTTGAAAGATTATTCATGAAAGTTACTGATCTCACatgctaaaaattttctttgatattAGATAGTACAATGGAAAAGTTGGGATTTAAACACTAGTTCTTCTACTAATATTTCTGAACTATAAGACTTTTTACGCCTACTAAAgtttataaaagtttttttccctatttttttattcaagtttTATAGATACtatgatacattttttttgtaattattctgAACCATATGAACAAACACTCCAGTGACCTTATTAGGTCTTTGTGGCATCCGTCCCTATGTTGTGGAATTTAATTTTGGAGCCAAATCATCTTATTAATgcttaggaaaaaaattatgattagaaaatatttttaaattgctGGTTATTTTATGTCAAATTAAACTCCATTCATaaaagtaaaccaaaaaaattgaaaaatatttataaaatccaAATGATA of Quercus lobata isolate SW786 chromosome 8, ValleyOak3.0 Primary Assembly, whole genome shotgun sequence contains these proteins:
- the LOC115956471 gene encoding uncharacterized protein LOC115956471; translated protein: MANIIECQKIQQLLDWYEVASGQLVNKTKTTLFFSRNTPKEVQRDIQVLLGVPAIKHYEKYLGLPSFVGRQKKACFNQIKERIWDKMQGWKEKLLSQTGKEVMIKAVIQSIPTYSMSVFRLPLGLIKDIEAMISKFWWGNQDNKRRMQWVKWGTFCSPKSLGGMGFRDLRQFNDALLGKQVWRLFHEKVKNLFIPGTKVWNKELIEQTFLPWEAESIQSIPVSHFPMEDLLIWLLTNDGNYSVKSAYQLLSSEIRSALPSSSETEICKHFWNGIWKLQDSPSRTSIQRLRPNWSPPDLGVYKLNFDGAIFEGSARAGLGVVVRDAEGMIIAAMCQNIQLPSSVDLVKALATRRAILFAQELCLAHVMVEGDSLKVITAINNPQNNRTQWGHVVEDIKKASSWFQTCSFDHVYREGNS
- the LOC115956472 gene encoding transcription factor ORG2-like, yielding MAKRLYHNASERDRRKKINTLYSTLRSLLPKADQAEKLSVPDTVSCMLKYIPELEQQVEVLIQKKEELISRISTQGEQIHQENQRTIVGRSSLSAVSANWLNDNEVMIQISIYKVHKSPLADILLNLEKDGFLVLNASSFECFGGRIFHNLHLQTERSYALEREREVVLSEKLLSFYEKEEGFKQENHGPIYFNATSCIVPRMQSDHYIGESTYVCASL